The Snodgrassella alvi wkB2 genome window below encodes:
- the argC gene encoding N-acetyl-gamma-glutamyl-phosphate reductase, whose translation MHMSIKIGIVGATGYTGVELLRLLAQHPEAEIITVTSRSTAGTTLSDYFPSLRGIYDHLIFQHPDQADLSKCDLVFFATPNGVAMHEAPLLLTQGVKVIDLSADYRIKDVAVWQKWYSFTHASPEWITKAVYGLAELNRTAITQAQLVANPGCYPTCVSLPLLPLLQQQCLIHNMPLIADCKSGVSGAGRKANTGNLFAECSDNFKAYGISGHRHLPEIRQTLNLLQPNSGNSLVFVPHLTPLIRGMHATIYIQVKEGCNPYQLIADYYQSSPFVDVMPAGSTPETRSVRGANLCRISIQPAPQNNTWIILSVIDNLVKGAAGQAVQNMNIMFGLDEKSGLNLIPLLP comes from the coding sequence ATCCATATGAGCATTAAAATCGGCATAGTCGGAGCCACAGGTTATACTGGTGTAGAACTATTACGTTTACTGGCACAGCATCCGGAAGCTGAAATCATCACCGTTACCAGCCGCAGCACTGCCGGAACAACGCTAAGCGATTATTTTCCCAGTTTGCGTGGCATCTATGATCATTTGATTTTCCAACATCCCGATCAGGCCGACTTAAGTAAATGTGACCTAGTATTTTTTGCAACACCTAACGGTGTAGCCATGCATGAGGCTCCATTATTACTGACACAGGGAGTTAAAGTAATCGACCTGTCTGCAGATTACCGTATCAAAGATGTAGCAGTCTGGCAAAAATGGTATTCGTTTACTCATGCCAGTCCCGAATGGATCACAAAAGCTGTTTATGGTTTGGCGGAACTGAACCGTACTGCCATTACTCAGGCGCAGCTGGTAGCCAATCCGGGCTGCTATCCGACTTGCGTCAGCCTGCCTTTGTTACCTTTATTGCAGCAACAATGTCTGATTCATAACATGCCACTTATTGCCGATTGTAAATCAGGAGTATCTGGTGCTGGTCGCAAAGCAAATACCGGTAACTTGTTTGCAGAATGCAGCGATAATTTCAAAGCTTATGGTATCAGCGGACACAGACATTTACCGGAAATCAGGCAAACACTGAATCTTTTACAACCTAATTCAGGTAACAGTCTGGTGTTTGTACCTCATCTGACGCCCTTGATTCGCGGCATGCATGCCACCATATATATTCAAGTAAAAGAAGGTTGCAACCCATATCAGTTGATTGCCGATTATTATCAATCCAGCCCGTTTGTTGATGTCATGCCTGCTGGCAGCACACCTGAAACCCGCTCAGTCCGCGGAGCAAATCTCTGCCGCATCAGTATACAACCTGCGCCGCAGAATAATACCTGGATTATTCTTTCTGTAATTGATAATCTGGTAAAAGGTGCAGCCGGACAAGCTGTACAGAATATGAATATCATGTTCGGGCTTGATGAAAAAAGCGGATTAAATCTTATTCCCCTCTTGCCATAA
- the erpA gene encoding iron-sulfur cluster insertion protein ErpA, whose amino-acid sequence MSETDIETPIIFTESCCTKVKDLIAEENNPDLKLRVFVTGGGCSGFQYGFTFDEIVNDDDFEIQKDGLTFLIDPMSYQYLVGAEIDYSESLHGSQFVIRNPNATTTCGCGSSFSV is encoded by the coding sequence ATGTCAGAAACCGATATTGAAACACCGATTATCTTTACTGAAAGCTGTTGTACCAAAGTAAAAGATTTAATTGCAGAAGAAAACAATCCAGACCTGAAACTGCGCGTATTCGTAACAGGTGGGGGATGCTCAGGTTTCCAGTACGGTTTTACTTTTGATGAAATCGTTAATGATGATGATTTTGAAATCCAGAAAGATGGCTTAACATTTCTGATTGATCCAATGAGTTATCAATATCTGGTTGGTGCAGAAATCGATTATTCTGAAAGTCTGCACGGTTCACAATTTGTTATCCGCAACCCTAACGCAACTACCACCTGTGGTTGTGGCTCGTCTTTCTCTGTTTAA
- a CDS encoding catalase yields the protein MNHDIKKCPVTHLTTDQGAPVSDNQNSLTAGPRGPLLAQDLWLNERLANFVREVIPERRMHAKGSGAFGTFTVTHDITKYTCAKLFSQIGKKTEMFVRFSEVAAERGGGDAERDIRGFAMRFYTEQGNWDLVGNNTPVFFLRDPRKFPDLNKAVKRDPRTNLRSPTYNWDYWTLLPESFHQVTITMSDRGIPASYRHMHGFGSHTFSFINANKERFWVKFHFRTQQGIKNLTDEEAATIMGQDRDSHQRDLYNAIESGNFPKWTMYIQIMPETDAEKVPYHPFDLSKVWPHGDYPLIEVGEFELNRNPDNYYLDVEQAAFAPSNLVPGISVSPDKVLQARLYNYADAARYRVGVNHHQIPVNKARCPVFSNHRDGTTRVDDNYGSLPHYEPNSFHQWQEQPEFREPPLKIHGDADFWNFHEDDNDYFSQPRALFNLMNDNQKQVLFENTARAMGDAPDFIKYRHIRNCNACHPDYGAGVAKALGMTVEAAIAARSSDPAQGCAVLI from the coding sequence ATGAACCATGATATAAAAAAATGCCCGGTAACCCATCTCACAACAGATCAGGGGGCGCCTGTCTCTGATAATCAGAATAGTCTTACAGCCGGACCACGCGGTCCTTTACTGGCTCAGGATTTATGGCTGAACGAAAGACTGGCCAATTTTGTCCGTGAAGTTATCCCTGAACGCCGGATGCATGCAAAAGGCTCAGGTGCATTTGGTACTTTCACAGTTACCCACGATATAACCAAATATACATGTGCCAAACTATTCAGCCAAATTGGCAAAAAAACCGAAATGTTTGTACGCTTTTCCGAAGTAGCAGCTGAACGCGGTGGCGGAGATGCTGAGCGCGATATCCGCGGCTTTGCCATGCGCTTTTATACCGAACAGGGCAATTGGGATCTGGTAGGCAATAATACACCTGTATTTTTTCTGCGTGATCCGCGTAAATTTCCAGACCTTAATAAAGCCGTCAAACGCGACCCCCGTACCAATCTGCGCAGCCCTACTTATAACTGGGACTACTGGACTTTACTGCCGGAATCATTTCATCAGGTAACCATTACCATGTCCGACAGAGGCATACCGGCCAGTTACCGGCATATGCATGGTTTCGGTTCACATACATTTAGTTTCATTAACGCTAATAAAGAACGCTTCTGGGTTAAATTTCACTTCCGCACTCAACAGGGAATTAAAAACCTTACCGATGAAGAGGCCGCCACTATCATGGGACAAGATCGCGACAGCCATCAGCGCGATCTTTACAATGCTATCGAATCCGGTAATTTTCCTAAATGGACAATGTATATCCAAATCATGCCGGAAACCGATGCTGAAAAAGTACCCTATCATCCGTTTGATTTATCTAAAGTATGGCCGCATGGCGATTATCCGCTTATCGAGGTGGGCGAATTCGAACTAAACCGCAACCCGGATAATTATTATCTTGACGTTGAACAGGCAGCTTTCGCTCCTAGTAATCTGGTGCCGGGAATCAGTGTTTCTCCTGACAAAGTTTTACAGGCACGTCTATATAATTACGCAGACGCTGCCCGCTACCGTGTAGGGGTCAATCATCATCAGATACCCGTTAATAAAGCACGCTGTCCCGTTTTCAGTAACCATCGTGATGGTACAACCCGGGTAGATGACAATTATGGAAGTCTGCCCCATTATGAGCCTAACAGCTTCCATCAATGGCAGGAACAGCCTGAATTTCGCGAACCTCCGCTTAAAATACATGGTGATGCTGATTTCTGGAATTTTCACGAAGACGATAATGACTATTTCAGCCAGCCCCGCGCCTTATTTAACTTAATGAATGATAACCAAAAGCAGGTACTATTTGAAAACACAGCACGAGCTATGGGTGATGCACCTGACTTTATCAAATACAGACATATTCGTAACTGCAATGCCTGCCATCCGGACTATGGTGCAGGCGTAGCCAAAGCACTGGGCATGACTGTAGAAGCAGCCATAGCAGCACGCAGCAGTGACCCGGCACAGGGATGCGCTGTTCTGATTTAA
- a CDS encoding calcium-binding protein, translating to MAYDVNAGEDLVRVDEILARYLWNQETAPSPSELVDDKWIRDASAEGDALMIDAQEYMTHGGGRFVSAANFEFFKNFFSSEFSAGSYDFISMWNILKADDPLSPEISNDKKIKKFTKSISQYTTGIGSSDYLTRAFIFGSTGFTIDFDSIKFVVKADGTKEIQGLKIIPCEDNFDFDSKNGVANYLNEDFKKVIDPFGIGRTVPIKFTGDVSAVTVTDKDFAQLKKTKLEQEDIDKVGLLTTPAYLAVIWKLIKESPSINFRDSLGRKVIYDADSKFHNGILEAESIDDIGMVFNGPGSVLVGGGGEDDLIGCDGDDLLMGASSYSYEKDLLKGKNGYDTYIVDTMDVIEDSDGSGEVYLRDGRNKCLVPISSYKGNKLTGGVHAENDPENTYYGGGIKYFWEGGDLIINDGLIIKNFRNGDLNIRLREKDDTRPDFKDAENIRSPIIIDMNGDGVKTTAQGKHTYFDHDGNGFAENTGWVDSNDALLVLDCNQNGLIDDGKELFGSNTLLSSGKKAQNGFEALAEFDENRDGVIDTADSVWSRLQLWQDKNQNGLVDEGELLSLSNTQITAIGLNYLKGDKKDENGHEHRETSQVTWADGHQTDVTDVWFKVDKGDTFNTDYLAIDKDIAKLPYIQGFGNVSDLHTAMQKDAVLKEMVKAYLTADTKTRESLLNNLIYRWTGSEQVDPVSRGKYIDDARKLVTLENLTGSDFLGIWCSGRLDSDPHSHAAPILIKEFNKFAEYVSASLLAEGVYKELFFPVILAQWNAEQQKIGYDYSKLDQELVRLVENNQLAEARELMQIDKNLGKYNSAARERRQANLLKVARDNGLIAQLYGEIDNIFISSNGNDSFNGNEWQKDRYLFRSGHGQDVIKDFGYVSEKSKRNDLCFEGAKLADTQFVRLGNDLIIKAYGTSDSVTLLDYFNSDNRAFNFVFDNETITYEELMSRYTFTHSGDDGDNKISGCDGKDILSGGAGNDTLWGGAGDDILDGGEGNDILEGGEGYDILIGGTGNDILKGGDWHKDRYEFEAGHGQDVVKDDGRDSKDDLNARNELVFKGAKLADAEFIRFGTDLIIKAYGSTDSVTLLGYFSDSYYSRSFNFIFDDQSVTPYIDPIWGKGSDDILTGGDGDDMLNGLNGDDILNGGAGDDILNGGNGDDILNGGVGDDILNGGAGDDILNGGTGNDFLNGGDGGKDRYEFETGHGQDVINDQAYDSQGYQFGSNDVVFKGAKLADAEFSRSGNSLVVRAYKSADSVTLLDYFIHNNYKAFIFIFDDQSISYDNVIKDYIFTQNGDGKDNVIFGWQGTDILNGGMGNDTLWGGAGNDILNGGEGNDILEGGEGYDILNGGAGNDILNGGYWHKDRYEFEAGHGKDVINDRGDDNYPENYNDLVFKGASSADAKFLRYGDDLVIQAYGSADSVTLPDYFINKYIVNRAFNFIFDDQTIIYKDILKHFTINQSGDEKDNEISGWDGKDLINGGAGNDVLGGGYGDDILNGDEGNDTLWGGAGDDVLNGDEGNDNLNGGTENDILNGGAGDDILNGDKGDDILNGGVGDDILNGGEGYDILNGGAGNDILKGGDWHKDRYEFEAGHGQDVVNDKGDNYYSESYLKKRNDLVFKGANLAEAKFLRYGDDLVIQAYGSADSVTLPEYFNYDNRYSRAFNFIFDDQTIVYEDINKHFTINQSGDEKDNVINGWYGKDILSGGAGNDTLSGEYGDDILDGGEGNDILEGGEGYDILIGGTGNDILKGGDWHKDRYEFEAGHGQDVINDKGRDYEFTKHERNDVVFKGAKLADAKFIRSGTDLVIQAYGSIDSVTLPDYFNNNSSAFNFIFDDQAITLEDIKKDYAFIQSGDEKDNIISGWQGNDILIGGAGDDVLNGGSGNDILNGGVGNDILNGGNYEKDCYEFEAGHGQDVVNDLGYMDKKNKDQRNDLVFKGASLADAEFIRSGNDLVIYAYGSADSVTLPDYFNTKNKNSRAFNFVFEDKSVTYEDMKKNRSFGVTKAKNGNDIINLRNIASSDLADNTPLKGKFISNHSNDPSAQIQNLLSAMAGFTPAIDDRLNSVEPIQQSMHLTSAPAY from the coding sequence ATGGCTTATGACGTGAATGCAGGTGAAGATTTAGTGAGAGTAGATGAGATTCTCGCCAGATATTTATGGAATCAGGAAACAGCACCGTCACCTTCGGAACTAGTTGATGATAAGTGGATACGAGATGCGAGTGCTGAGGGAGACGCCTTGATGATCGATGCACAGGAATATATGACGCATGGTGGTGGGCGTTTTGTATCGGCAGCTAATTTTGAGTTTTTTAAAAATTTCTTTTCTTCAGAGTTTTCGGCTGGCAGTTATGATTTTATTTCCATGTGGAATATATTAAAAGCGGACGATCCTCTTAGCCCAGAAATAAGCAATGATAAAAAGATAAAGAAGTTTACAAAATCTATTAGTCAATATACTACTGGTATTGGATCTAGTGATTACTTAACTCGTGCCTTTATTTTTGGTTCAACAGGTTTTACTATTGATTTTGATTCAATAAAATTTGTGGTTAAAGCGGATGGCACAAAGGAAATTCAAGGGTTAAAAATAATTCCATGTGAAGATAATTTTGATTTTGATTCTAAAAACGGGGTTGCTAATTACTTAAATGAAGATTTTAAAAAAGTGATCGATCCCTTTGGTATAGGCAGAACGGTACCGATTAAATTTACAGGAGATGTGTCCGCCGTTACTGTGACAGATAAAGATTTTGCTCAATTGAAGAAAACTAAATTAGAGCAAGAAGATATCGATAAAGTTGGTCTTCTAACAACACCAGCTTATTTAGCTGTAATTTGGAAACTAATCAAAGAATCTCCATCTATTAATTTTAGAGATTCCTTGGGAAGAAAAGTTATTTATGATGCAGATAGTAAATTTCACAATGGTATTTTAGAGGCCGAATCTATAGATGATATTGGAATGGTATTTAATGGCCCTGGATCTGTATTAGTTGGTGGTGGTGGTGAAGATGATTTAATAGGTTGCGATGGTGATGATTTGTTAATGGGCGCCAGTTCCTACTCATATGAAAAAGATCTACTTAAGGGAAAAAACGGATATGATACTTATATTGTTGATACCATGGATGTTATTGAAGACTCAGATGGTTCTGGAGAAGTATATTTAAGAGATGGCAGAAATAAATGTCTTGTACCAATCAGCAGCTATAAAGGTAATAAATTAACCGGTGGTGTTCATGCTGAAAATGATCCTGAAAATACTTACTATGGTGGCGGAATCAAGTATTTTTGGGAAGGCGGGGATTTAATTATTAATGATGGATTGATCATAAAAAATTTCAGAAATGGAGATTTAAATATCCGGCTGAGAGAAAAAGATGATACTCGGCCGGATTTCAAGGATGCGGAGAATATCAGATCACCTATTATCATTGATATGAATGGAGATGGTGTAAAAACTACTGCACAAGGTAAGCATACATATTTTGATCATGATGGAAATGGTTTTGCAGAGAATACTGGCTGGGTTGATAGTAATGATGCACTACTGGTTTTAGACTGTAATCAAAACGGATTGATTGATGACGGAAAAGAGTTATTTGGCAGTAATACTTTATTATCTTCTGGTAAAAAAGCACAAAATGGATTCGAAGCCCTAGCTGAATTTGATGAGAATCGAGATGGTGTAATTGATACTGCTGATTCAGTGTGGTCGAGATTACAATTATGGCAAGATAAAAATCAGAATGGTTTAGTTGATGAGGGAGAATTATTGTCGCTGAGTAATACTCAGATTACAGCTATAGGACTTAATTATCTGAAAGGTGATAAAAAAGATGAGAATGGTCATGAGCACAGAGAAACATCTCAAGTTACCTGGGCAGACGGGCATCAGACAGATGTAACAGATGTATGGTTTAAGGTAGATAAAGGAGATACTTTTAATACTGATTACTTGGCAATTGATAAAGATATAGCGAAATTACCTTATATACAAGGCTTTGGTAATGTATCAGATCTGCATACTGCTATGCAGAAAGATGCTGTTCTAAAGGAAATGGTTAAAGCTTATCTGACAGCTGATACTAAAACACGTGAATCACTACTGAACAATTTGATTTATAGATGGACTGGTTCTGAACAGGTTGATCCCGTAAGTCGAGGAAAATATATTGATGACGCACGGAAGTTGGTAACTTTAGAAAATCTAACCGGTTCAGATTTTTTAGGTATTTGGTGCTCAGGAAGACTTGATTCAGATCCTCATTCACACGCAGCACCTATACTTATTAAGGAGTTTAATAAATTTGCAGAATATGTTTCCGCCAGTTTATTGGCCGAAGGAGTATATAAGGAGCTATTTTTCCCAGTTATTCTGGCGCAGTGGAATGCTGAACAGCAAAAAATCGGATATGATTACTCTAAGCTAGATCAAGAGCTTGTAAGATTAGTTGAAAATAATCAGCTGGCCGAAGCTAGAGAATTGATGCAAATTGATAAGAATCTGGGGAAATATAATAGTGCAGCGCGGGAAAGGCGGCAAGCCAATCTATTGAAAGTAGCTCGTGATAATGGATTAATAGCTCAACTTTATGGTGAGATAGATAATATTTTTATTAGTTCAAATGGAAATGATAGCTTTAATGGAAACGAATGGCAGAAAGATCGCTATCTATTTCGCTCAGGCCATGGGCAGGATGTAATAAAAGATTTTGGATATGTCAGTGAAAAAAGTAAGCGCAATGATTTATGCTTTGAAGGAGCCAAGCTGGCAGATACACAGTTTGTACGTTTGGGCAATGATTTAATTATAAAGGCGTATGGAACGAGTGACTCAGTAACCTTATTGGATTATTTTAATAGCGATAATCGTGCATTTAATTTTGTATTTGATAATGAAACGATTACTTATGAAGAGTTGATGAGTCGATACACTTTTACTCATAGTGGAGATGATGGAGATAATAAGATTTCCGGCTGTGATGGAAAAGACATTTTGAGCGGAGGAGCGGGCAATGATACTTTATGGGGAGGAGCTGGCGATGATATTTTGGATGGAGGCGAAGGCAATGATATTCTGGAAGGAGGAGAAGGTTACGATATTCTGATAGGGGGGACAGGCAATGATATCCTGAAAGGAGGAGATTGGCATAAAGACCGTTATGAATTTGAGGCAGGTCATGGTCAGGATGTAGTTAAGGATGATGGTAGAGATTCTAAAGACGATCTAAATGCTCGTAATGAATTGGTATTTAAAGGAGCGAAACTGGCAGACGCAGAATTTATCCGCTTTGGAACAGACCTGATTATTAAAGCGTATGGTTCAACAGATTCTGTGACTCTCTTAGGATATTTCAGCGATAGTTATTACAGCAGATCGTTTAATTTTATATTTGATGATCAGAGCGTTACTCCCTATATAGACCCCATCTGGGGCAAAGGCAGTGATGATATTCTGACTGGTGGAGATGGTGATGATATGCTGAATGGATTAAATGGTGATGATATTCTGAATGGAGGAGCTGGTGATGATATTCTGAATGGAGGGAATGGTGATGACATTTTAAATGGAGGCGTTGGCGATGATATTCTGAACGGAGGAGCTGGTGATGATATTCTGAATGGTGGCACTGGAAATGACTTTCTGAATGGAGGTGATGGGGGTAAAGATCGTTATGAGTTTGAGACTGGGCATGGCCAAGATGTGATTAATGACCAGGCTTATGATTCACAAGGTTATCAGTTTGGATCTAATGACGTAGTATTTAAAGGAGCCAAACTGGCAGACGCAGAATTTAGTCGATCAGGGAACAGTCTAGTTGTTCGAGCGTATAAATCAGCAGATTCGGTAACTTTATTGGATTATTTCATACATAATAATTATAAGGCTTTTATCTTTATATTTGATGATCAGAGTATTTCTTATGATAATGTTATAAAAGACTATATTTTCACTCAGAATGGAGACGGAAAAGACAACGTTATTTTTGGCTGGCAAGGAACTGATATTCTAAATGGGGGGATGGGCAATGACACGCTATGGGGAGGAGCTGGTAATGATATTCTGAATGGAGGCGAAGGCAATGATATTCTGGAAGGAGGAGAAGGTTACGATATTCTGAATGGTGGTGCTGGAAATGATATTCTGAATGGCGGCTATTGGCATAAAGACCGGTATGAATTTGAGGCGGGGCATGGTAAAGATGTAATCAATGATAGAGGTGATGACAATTATCCTGAAAACTATAATGATTTAGTATTTAAGGGAGCCAGTTCGGCAGATGCAAAATTTTTGCGATATGGAGATGATCTGGTTATTCAGGCGTATGGATCAGCAGATTCAGTAACTCTACCTGATTACTTCATCAATAAATACATTGTTAACAGAGCATTTAACTTTATATTTGATGATCAAACTATCATTTATAAAGATATCTTAAAGCACTTTACGATTAATCAGAGCGGAGATGAGAAAGACAATGAGATTAGTGGCTGGGATGGAAAGGATTTGATTAACGGAGGAGCGGGTAATGATGTTTTAGGTGGAGGATATGGCGATGATATTTTAAATGGAGACGAAGGCAATGATACTTTATGGGGAGGAGCAGGCGATGATGTTTTAAATGGAGACGAAGGCAATGATAATTTAAATGGAGGTACAGAAAATGATATTCTGAATGGAGGAGCTGGCGATGATATTCTGAATGGAGATAAGGGTGATGACATTTTAAATGGAGGAGTTGGCGATGATATTTTGAACGGGGGAGAAGGCTATGATATTTTAAATGGGGGCGCAGGCAATGATATCCTGAAAGGAGGAGATTGGCATAAAGACCGTTATGAGTTTGAGGCGGGGCATGGTCAGGATGTAGTTAATGATAAAGGTGATAACTATTATTCTGAATCCTATTTGAAAAAGCGTAATGACCTTGTATTTAAAGGTGCCAATCTAGCAGAAGCAAAATTTTTGCGATATGGAGATGATCTGGTTATTCAGGCATATGGATCAGCAGATTCAGTGACTCTACCTGAATACTTCAACTATGATAACAGATATAGCAGAGCATTTAACTTTATATTTGATGATCAAACTATCGTTTATGAAGATATCAATAAGCACTTTACGATTAATCAGAGCGGAGATGAAAAAGACAATGTTATTAACGGCTGGTATGGTAAAGACATTTTGAGCGGAGGAGCGGGCAATGACACTTTATCAGGTGAATATGGCGATGATATTTTGGATGGAGGTGAAGGCAATGATATTCTGGAAGGAGGAGAAGGTTACGATATTCTGATAGGGGGTACAGGCAATGATATCCTGAAAGGAGGAGATTGGCATAAAGACCGTTATGAGTTTGAAGCAGGTCATGGTCAGGATGTGATTAATGATAAAGGTAGAGATTATGAATTCACAAAACATGAGCGAAATGATGTTGTCTTTAAAGGTGCCAAGCTGGCAGATGCAAAATTTATTCGCTCTGGAACCGATCTGGTTATTCAGGCGTATGGATCAATAGATTCAGTGACTCTACCTGATTACTTCAACAATAACAGCAGCGCATTTAACTTTATATTTGATGATCAAGCCATTACTTTGGAAGATATCAAAAAAGATTATGCCTTCATCCAGAGCGGAGATGAAAAGGATAATATTATTTCCGGCTGGCAAGGAAACGATATTCTTATCGGAGGTGCAGGAGATGATGTTCTAAACGGTGGTTCTGGTAATGATATTCTGAATGGCGGTGTCGGTAATGATATTCTCAATGGTGGTAACTATGAAAAAGACTGTTATGAATTTGAAGCCGGTCATGGTCAGGATGTGGTGAATGATTTAGGCTATATGGATAAAAAAAATAAAGATCAACGTAATGATTTGGTGTTTAAAGGCGCTAGTCTGGCCGATGCTGAATTTATCCGTTCTGGTAATGATTTAGTCATTTATGCATATGGATCAGCAGATTCAGTGACCTTACCTGATTATTTTAATACTAAAAATAAAAATAGCCGGGCTTTTAATTTTGTGTTTGAAGATAAAAGCGTTACCTATGAAGATATGAAGAAAAATCGTTCCTTTGGTGTAACTAAAGCTAAAAATGGAAATGATATTATTAATCTACGGAATATTGCTTCCAGTGATTTGGCAGATAACACACCACTTAAAGGTAAATTTATTTCTAATCATAGTAATGATCCTTCAGCACAGATTCAGAATTTACTTTCAGCCATGGCAGGATTTACTCCCGCTATTGATGATAGATTAAATTCGGTGGAGCCGATACAGCAATCTATGCATTTAACAAGTGCCCCTGCTTATTGA